A DNA window from Pseudomonas tohonis contains the following coding sequences:
- a CDS encoding sulfate ABC transporter substrate-binding protein — MSIRRFALATLASALLTTLVAGPVAAATELLNVSYDPTRELYQEYNAAFIKHWKAQGGDDLKVQQSHGGSGKQARAVIDGLKADVVTLALAGDIDELQKLGKLIPENWQARLPDNSTPYTSTIVFLVRKGNPKGIKDWGDLTKEGVEVITPNPKTSGGARWNFLAAWAWAKKQYGSDAKAQEYVQALYKHVPVLDTGARGSTITFVNNNIGDVLLAWENEAFLALKEQGGENFEIIAPSLSILAEPPVSVVDKNVDKKGTRKVAEAYLQYLYSEEGQRIAAKNFYRPRDAKVAAEFAKQFPKLDLVTVDKDFNGWKEAQPKFFNDGGIFDQIYQAQ; from the coding sequence ATGTCGATTCGCCGCTTCGCCCTGGCCACCCTGGCCAGCGCCCTGCTCACCACCCTGGTCGCCGGCCCCGTCGCCGCCGCCACCGAGCTGCTCAACGTCTCCTACGACCCGACCCGCGAGCTGTACCAGGAGTACAACGCCGCCTTCATCAAGCACTGGAAGGCCCAGGGCGGCGACGACCTCAAGGTCCAGCAGTCCCACGGCGGCTCCGGCAAGCAGGCGCGAGCCGTGATCGACGGCCTCAAGGCCGACGTGGTGACCCTGGCGCTGGCCGGCGACATCGATGAGCTGCAGAAACTCGGCAAGCTGATCCCCGAGAACTGGCAGGCGCGCCTGCCGGACAACAGCACCCCCTACACCTCGACCATCGTGTTCCTGGTACGCAAGGGCAACCCCAAGGGCATCAAGGACTGGGGCGACCTGACCAAGGAAGGCGTGGAAGTCATCACCCCGAACCCGAAGACCTCCGGCGGCGCCCGCTGGAACTTCCTGGCCGCCTGGGCCTGGGCCAAGAAGCAGTACGGCAGCGATGCCAAGGCACAGGAATACGTGCAGGCGCTGTACAAGCACGTTCCGGTTCTCGACACTGGCGCCCGCGGTTCGACCATCACCTTCGTCAACAACAACATTGGCGACGTGCTGCTGGCCTGGGAAAATGAGGCCTTCCTGGCACTCAAGGAACAGGGTGGCGAGAACTTCGAGATCATCGCGCCGAGCCTGTCGATCCTCGCCGAGCCGCCGGTTTCCGTGGTCGACAAGAACGTCGACAAGAAAGGCACCCGCAAGGTCGCCGAAGCCTACCTGCAGTACCTGTACAGCGAGGAAGGCCAGCGCATCGCCGCGAAGAACTTCTACCGTCCCCGTGACGCGAAGGTCGCCGCCGAGTTCGCCAAGCAGTTCCCGAAACTGGACCTGGTGACCGTCGACAAGGACTTCAACGGCTGGAAGGAAGCGCAACCGAAGTTCTTCAACGACGGCGGCATCTTCGACCAGATCTACCAGGCGCAATAA
- a CDS encoding fatty acid desaturase, producing MSPTTASPAKLNDQQRSAHIREVVMAHGAALRQRYPILNRQDLIGAGILAFALAGMVGSAVLYLNGAIAWWACLLVNAFLASLTHELEHDLIHSMYFRKQKVAHNLMMALVWLARPSTINPWVRRHLHLNHHKVSGTEADMEERAITNGEPWGIARLLMVGDNVMSSLIRMLRAKSWEHKKLILVRTLKVYAPLALMNWSAWYVFLGFHAINGVSALLGAPVAWSDTTLAVMQGVDIAVVVLVGPNVLRTFCLHFVSSNMHYYGDVEPGNVIQQTQVLNPWWLWPLQAFCFNFGSTHAIHHFVVKEPFYIRQMTAPVAHKVMREMGVRFNDIGTFARANRWRAQPQPATERAQTA from the coding sequence ATGTCCCCGACTACCGCAAGCCCCGCAAAGCTGAATGATCAACAGCGATCAGCCCATATTCGTGAAGTGGTGATGGCCCACGGCGCAGCGCTGCGCCAGCGCTACCCGATCCTCAACCGCCAGGACCTGATCGGCGCCGGCATTCTCGCCTTCGCCCTCGCCGGCATGGTCGGCTCGGCGGTGCTCTACCTGAACGGCGCAATCGCCTGGTGGGCCTGCCTGCTGGTCAACGCCTTCCTCGCCTCGCTGACCCACGAGCTGGAGCACGACCTCATCCACAGCATGTACTTCCGCAAGCAGAAGGTGGCGCACAACCTGATGATGGCGCTGGTGTGGCTGGCGCGGCCGAGCACCATCAACCCGTGGGTCCGCCGCCACCTGCACCTGAACCACCACAAGGTCTCCGGCACCGAGGCCGACATGGAGGAGCGCGCCATCACCAACGGCGAGCCCTGGGGCATCGCCCGGCTGCTGATGGTGGGCGACAACGTGATGTCCTCGCTGATCCGCATGCTCCGGGCCAAGAGCTGGGAGCACAAGAAGCTCATCCTGGTGCGCACGCTGAAGGTCTATGCACCGCTGGCGCTGATGAACTGGAGCGCCTGGTACGTCTTCCTCGGCTTCCACGCCATCAACGGCGTGAGTGCGCTGCTGGGCGCGCCGGTGGCCTGGTCGGACACCACCCTGGCGGTGATGCAGGGTGTGGATATCGCGGTGGTGGTGCTGGTCGGCCCCAACGTGCTGCGCACCTTCTGCCTGCACTTCGTCAGCTCCAACATGCACTACTACGGCGACGTGGAGCCGGGCAACGTGATCCAGCAGACCCAGGTGCTCAACCCCTGGTGGCTGTGGCCGCTGCAGGCGTTCTGCTTCAACTTCGGCAGCACCCACGCGATCCACCACTTCGTGGTCAAGGAGCCCTTCTACATCCGCCAGATGACCGCCCCGGTGGCACACAAGGTGATGCGCGAGATGGGCGTGCGCTTCAACGACATCGGCACCTTCGCCCGCGCCAACCGCTGGCGGGCGCAGCCGCAACCGGCGACCGAGCGCGCACAGACCGCCTGA
- a CDS encoding DUF962 domain-containing protein, which produces MKTLVDHLSQYAEYHRDRRNIFSHFIGIPLIVVAVAVLLSRPGLVAAGLWISPAALVALASAVFYFRLDLRFGLVMTALLWLSLWAGAALAVQSTALWLSAGLGLFVVGWVIQFVGHYYEGRKPAFVDDLMGLVVGPLFVVAELGFMLGMRKEVEQAIEHRAGPTCIREKKATA; this is translated from the coding sequence ATGAAAACCCTCGTCGATCATCTCTCCCAGTACGCCGAATACCACCGCGACCGGCGCAACATCTTCAGCCACTTCATCGGCATCCCGCTGATCGTCGTCGCCGTGGCCGTGCTGCTGTCGCGTCCCGGCCTGGTTGCCGCCGGCCTGTGGATATCTCCGGCCGCCCTGGTGGCGCTGGCCTCCGCCGTCTTCTACTTCCGCCTCGACCTGCGCTTCGGCCTGGTGATGACCGCGCTCCTCTGGCTCAGCCTCTGGGCCGGCGCCGCGCTGGCCGTGCAGTCCACCGCCCTGTGGCTCAGCGCCGGCCTCGGCCTGTTCGTGGTGGGCTGGGTGATCCAGTTCGTCGGCCACTACTACGAGGGCCGCAAGCCGGCGTTCGTCGACGACCTGATGGGGCTGGTGGTCGGCCCGCTGTTCGTGGTCGCCGAACTGGGCTTCATGCTCGGCATGCGCAAAGAGGTCGAGCAGGCCATCGAACACCGCGCCGGCCCGACCTGCATCCGCGAGAAGAAAGCCACCGCGTGA
- the cysT gene encoding sulfate ABC transporter permease subunit CysT: MSRRISPVIPGFGLTLGYTLVYLSLLVLIPLGAMFLRTFDLTWVQFWNIISAPRVLAALKLSFGTALAAAVLNGLIGTLLAWVLVRYDFPGRKIIDAMIDLPFALPTAVAGIALTALYAPAGLVGQFATDLGFKIAYTPLGITLALTFVTLPFVVRTVQPVLADIPREVEEAAACLGARPLQVFRHILLPALLPAWLTGFALAFARGVGEYGSVIFIAGNMPMKTEILPLLIMVKLDQYDYTGATAIGVLMLVVSFILLLLINLLQRRIETP; this comes from the coding sequence ATGTCTCGACGTATCTCCCCGGTCATACCCGGCTTCGGGCTGACTCTGGGGTACACCCTGGTGTATCTCAGCCTGTTGGTGCTGATTCCCCTGGGCGCCATGTTCCTCAGGACTTTCGACCTCACCTGGGTGCAGTTCTGGAACATCATCAGCGCACCCCGCGTACTCGCCGCACTCAAGCTCAGCTTCGGCACCGCGCTCGCCGCCGCCGTGCTCAATGGCCTGATCGGCACCCTGCTGGCGTGGGTGCTGGTGCGCTACGACTTCCCCGGCCGCAAGATCATCGACGCGATGATCGACCTGCCCTTCGCCCTGCCCACCGCCGTGGCCGGCATCGCGCTCACCGCGCTGTACGCGCCGGCCGGCCTGGTCGGCCAGTTCGCCACCGACCTGGGCTTCAAGATCGCCTACACCCCGCTGGGCATCACCCTGGCACTGACCTTCGTCACCCTGCCCTTCGTGGTGCGCACGGTGCAGCCGGTGCTGGCCGACATCCCCCGCGAGGTGGAAGAGGCCGCCGCCTGCCTGGGCGCCAGGCCGCTGCAGGTGTTCCGCCACATCCTCCTGCCGGCGCTGCTGCCCGCCTGGCTCACCGGCTTCGCCCTGGCCTTCGCCCGGGGCGTGGGCGAGTACGGCTCGGTGATCTTCATCGCCGGCAACATGCCGATGAAGACCGAGATCCTGCCGCTCTTGATCATGGTCAAGCTCGACCAGTACGACTACACCGGCGCCACCGCCATCGGCGTGCTGATGCTGGTGGTCTCCTTCATCCTGCTGCTGCTGATCAACCTGCTGCAGCGCCGCATCGAAACCCCCTGA
- the cysW gene encoding sulfate ABC transporter permease subunit CysW — MSSATLTAAASANAARRGNVWGRRALIVAAWLVFGLFLLLPLYIVLSEALKQGFGTFFSAIFEPDALSALKLTVIAVAISVPLNLVFGVAAAWCVSKFEFRGKSILVTLIDLPFSVSPVIAGLIYVLLFGAQGYFGGWLSEHDIQIVFAIPGIVLATIFVTVPFVARELIPLMQEQGTQEEEAARLLGANGWQMFWHVTLPNIKWGLIYGVVLCTARAMGEFGAVSVVSGHIRGVTNTLPLHVEILYNEYNHVAAFSVASLLLILALVILLLKQWSEARLSRLKSSADEE; from the coding sequence ATGAGTAGTGCAACCCTGACCGCCGCCGCCTCCGCCAACGCTGCCCGCCGGGGCAACGTCTGGGGTCGCCGCGCGCTGATCGTCGCCGCCTGGCTGGTGTTCGGCCTGTTCCTGCTGCTGCCGCTGTACATCGTGCTGAGCGAGGCACTGAAGCAGGGCTTCGGCACCTTCTTCAGCGCCATCTTCGAGCCCGACGCCCTCTCCGCGCTGAAGCTGACGGTGATCGCCGTCGCCATCTCGGTGCCGCTGAACCTGGTGTTCGGCGTGGCCGCCGCCTGGTGCGTGAGCAAGTTCGAGTTCCGCGGCAAGAGCATCCTGGTCACCCTGATCGACCTGCCCTTCTCCGTCTCCCCGGTGATCGCCGGCCTGATCTACGTGCTGCTGTTCGGCGCCCAGGGCTACTTCGGCGGATGGCTGAGCGAGCATGACATCCAGATCGTCTTCGCCATCCCCGGCATCGTCCTGGCCACCATCTTCGTCACCGTGCCCTTCGTCGCCCGCGAGCTGATCCCGCTGATGCAGGAACAGGGCACCCAGGAAGAGGAAGCCGCGCGCCTGCTGGGCGCCAACGGCTGGCAGATGTTCTGGCACGTGACCCTGCCCAACATCAAATGGGGCCTGATCTACGGCGTGGTGCTGTGCACCGCGCGCGCCATGGGCGAGTTCGGCGCGGTGTCGGTGGTCTCCGGCCACATCCGCGGCGTCACCAACACCCTGCCGCTGCACGTCGAGATCCTCTACAACGAGTACAACCACGTCGCTGCCTTCAGCGTCGCCAGCCTGTTGCTGATCCTCGCGCTGGTCATCCTGCTGCTCAAGCAGTGGAGCGAGGCCCGCCTGTCCCGTCTTAAATCCAGCGCTGATGAGGAGTGA
- a CDS encoding sulfate/molybdate ABC transporter ATP-binding protein, protein MSIEIRNVSKNFNAFKALNDINLDIHSGELVALLGPSGCGKTTLLRIIAGLETPDAGNIVFHGEDVSQHDVRDRNVGFVFQHYALFRHMSVFDNVAFGLRMKPKGERPSEPEIAEKVHELLNMVQLDWLSDRYPEQLSGGQRQRIALARALAVKPKILLLDEPFGALDAKVRKELRRWLARLHEEINLTSVFVTHDQEEAMEVADRIVVMNKGVIEQIGSPGEVYEKPASPFVYHFLGDSNRLQLGDDRHVLFRPHEVSLSREAEHEHQAAEVRDIRPLGAITRVTLKVDGQDELIEAEVVKDHDSLVGLARGETLYFKPKAWQPVAHG, encoded by the coding sequence ATGAGCATCGAAATCCGTAACGTCAGCAAGAACTTCAACGCCTTCAAGGCGCTCAACGACATCAACCTGGATATCCACAGCGGCGAGCTGGTGGCCCTGCTCGGCCCGTCCGGCTGCGGCAAGACCACCCTGCTGCGCATCATCGCCGGCCTGGAGACCCCGGACGCCGGCAACATCGTGTTCCACGGCGAGGACGTCTCCCAGCACGACGTGCGTGACCGCAACGTCGGCTTCGTGTTCCAGCACTACGCCCTGTTCCGCCACATGAGCGTGTTCGACAACGTCGCCTTCGGCCTGCGCATGAAGCCCAAGGGCGAACGCCCGAGCGAGCCGGAGATCGCCGAGAAGGTCCACGAGCTGCTCAACATGGTGCAACTGGACTGGCTCTCCGACCGCTACCCGGAACAGCTCTCCGGCGGCCAGCGCCAGCGCATCGCCCTGGCCCGCGCCCTGGCGGTGAAGCCGAAGATCCTGCTGCTGGACGAGCCCTTCGGCGCCCTCGACGCCAAGGTGCGCAAGGAGCTGCGCCGCTGGCTGGCGCGCCTGCACGAGGAGATCAACCTGACCTCCGTGTTCGTCACCCACGACCAGGAGGAAGCCATGGAAGTGGCCGACCGCATCGTGGTCATGAACAAGGGCGTGATCGAGCAGATCGGCTCCCCCGGCGAGGTCTACGAGAAGCCGGCGAGCCCCTTCGTCTACCACTTCCTCGGCGACTCCAACCGCCTGCAGCTGGGTGACGACCGCCACGTGCTGTTCCGCCCCCACGAGGTCTCGCTGTCCAGGGAGGCCGAGCACGAGCACCAGGCCGCCGAAGTGCGCGACATCCGCCCCCTCGGCGCCATCACCCGGGTGACCCTGAAGGTGGACGGCCAGGACGAGCTGATCGAAGCCGAAGTGGTCAAGGACCACGACAGCCTGGTCGGCCTCGCCCGCGGCGAGACCCTGTACTTCAAGCCCAAGGCCTGGCAGCCCGTCGCCCACGGCTGA
- a CDS encoding TetR/AcrR family transcriptional regulator, whose protein sequence is MRYSPTHKEETRQKLLESSGAIAKAGGFSSTGVDALMKAIGLTGGAFYSHFPSKDDLFTAIVERELSRSLIGQVAQGEGFDQARLQRCLEHYLSMAHVRNAEGGCAIPALGAEIARAGLPVRETAEHWMLQLQQAWAEILEDGELAWAVISQCVGALVIARMLASEPLQEEVLGAGRQLLMQALERRGQGDPQPL, encoded by the coding sequence ATGCGTTATTCCCCCACCCACAAGGAAGAAACCCGGCAGAAACTGTTGGAAAGCAGCGGCGCCATCGCCAAGGCCGGCGGCTTCTCCAGCACCGGCGTGGATGCCCTGATGAAAGCCATCGGCCTCACCGGCGGCGCCTTCTACAGCCACTTCCCGTCGAAGGACGACCTGTTCACCGCCATCGTCGAGCGCGAGCTGTCACGCAGCCTGATCGGCCAGGTCGCCCAGGGTGAAGGCTTCGACCAGGCGCGGCTGCAGCGCTGCCTGGAGCACTACCTGAGCATGGCCCATGTGCGCAATGCCGAAGGCGGATGCGCGATTCCCGCACTGGGCGCCGAGATTGCCCGTGCCGGCCTGCCGGTGCGCGAGACCGCCGAGCACTGGATGCTGCAACTGCAGCAGGCCTGGGCGGAAATCCTCGAAGACGGCGAATTGGCCTGGGCGGTGATCTCCCAGTGCGTCGGCGCCCTGGTGATCGCGCGCATGCTCGCCAGCGAGCCCTTGCAGGAAGAGGTTCTCGGCGCTGGTCGCCAATTGCTGATGCAGGCGCTGGAGCGGCGCGGCCAGGGTGATCCACAGCCGCTCTGA
- a CDS encoding helix-turn-helix domain-containing protein, with translation MNAPTHPVGALLRQWRQRRRLSQLDLACDAEISTRHLSFVETGRARPSREMLLHLAEQLDIPLRERNRLLAAAGYAPLFPQRTLDDPALAGARQAIEQLLKAHEPNPALAIDRQWNLLAANDAVLALIAGVAPELLGPPLNVLRLTLHPQGLAPRIANLGQWRAHLLERLRHDIEVSGDAELQALYDELAAYPAPPAPDALVADGVLVPLQLDTPLGVISFISTITVFGTPVDVTLSELALETLFPADPESAERLKQILRMG, from the coding sequence ATGAACGCACCCACCCACCCCGTCGGCGCCCTGTTGCGCCAGTGGCGCCAGCGCCGCCGCCTCAGCCAGCTCGACCTCGCCTGCGACGCGGAGATCTCCACGCGCCACCTGAGCTTTGTCGAGACCGGGCGCGCCCGGCCCAGCCGCGAGATGCTCCTGCACCTGGCCGAGCAGCTGGACATCCCCCTGCGCGAACGCAACCGCCTGCTGGCCGCTGCCGGCTACGCACCGCTGTTCCCCCAGCGCACCCTGGACGACCCGGCCCTGGCCGGAGCGCGCCAGGCCATCGAACAGCTGCTCAAGGCCCACGAACCGAACCCGGCGCTGGCCATCGACCGCCAGTGGAACCTGCTGGCGGCCAACGACGCGGTGCTGGCGCTGATCGCCGGCGTCGCCCCTGAACTGCTCGGCCCACCACTCAACGTGCTGCGCCTGACCCTGCATCCGCAGGGCCTGGCGCCGCGCATCGCCAACCTCGGCCAATGGCGCGCCCACCTGCTGGAACGCCTCCGGCACGACATCGAGGTGAGCGGCGATGCCGAGCTGCAGGCACTGTACGACGAACTCGCCGCCTACCCGGCCCCGCCCGCACCCGATGCCCTGGTCGCCGATGGCGTGCTGGTGCCGCTGCAACTGGACACGCCGCTGGGGGTGATCAGCTTCATCAGCACCATCACGGTGTTCGGCACCCCGGTGGACGTGACCCTTTCGGAGCTGGCCCTGGAGACCCTGTTCCCCGCCGACCCGGAGAGCGCCGAACGGCTGAAGCAGATCCTCCGGATGGGATGA
- a CDS encoding AraC family transcriptional regulator, which yields MSDEPSTLASWTRALRKQLDALGLDSDGLCRQAGLDPALMDDPNARYPLSATTRLWQLAVQASGDPALGLKISGYVSPTTFHALGYALIASASLREVFERIERYHQVVSDALALQLSRRGERYEFRLQVPEEGPSPAPEAVDAFAAIYVRTCRNRLGRDYAPLAVHLRRPQPADPAPWHQVFRCPLHFGAPEDLIEFACEDFERPLEDANAELAEHNETVLKRTLEQLQVPTWARKVRACLEAQLPNGEPSAERIAQSLHLSLRSLQRHLAEEGSSYEQLLGDTRQALALVHMRDPRCSISEIAYLLGFADTSSFSRAFKRWTGQAPSQYRESLGR from the coding sequence ATGAGCGACGAGCCCTCAACCCTCGCCAGCTGGACCCGAGCCCTGCGCAAGCAGCTGGACGCCCTCGGCCTCGACAGCGACGGCCTGTGCCGCCAGGCCGGCCTCGACCCGGCGCTGATGGACGACCCCAACGCCCGCTACCCGCTCTCCGCCACCACGCGCCTGTGGCAACTGGCGGTCCAGGCCAGCGGCGACCCGGCACTGGGCCTGAAGATTTCCGGCTACGTCAGCCCCACCACCTTCCACGCCCTGGGCTACGCGCTGATCGCCAGCGCCAGCCTGCGCGAGGTCTTCGAGCGCATCGAGCGCTACCACCAGGTGGTCAGTGACGCGCTCGCCCTGCAGCTGAGCCGGCGCGGCGAGCGCTACGAGTTCCGCCTCCAGGTGCCCGAGGAAGGGCCCTCGCCGGCGCCCGAGGCGGTCGACGCCTTCGCCGCCATCTACGTGCGCACCTGCCGCAACCGCCTGGGCCGCGACTACGCGCCGCTGGCCGTGCACCTGCGTCGCCCGCAACCGGCCGACCCGGCACCCTGGCACCAGGTGTTCCGCTGCCCGCTGCATTTCGGCGCCCCGGAAGACCTGATCGAATTCGCCTGCGAGGACTTCGAACGGCCCCTGGAAGACGCCAACGCCGAGCTGGCCGAGCACAACGAGACGGTGCTCAAGCGCACCCTGGAACAACTGCAGGTGCCCACCTGGGCGCGCAAGGTGCGCGCCTGCCTGGAAGCCCAGCTGCCCAATGGCGAACCCTCGGCCGAGCGTATCGCCCAGTCCCTGCACCTGAGCCTGCGCAGCCTGCAACGCCACCTGGCGGAAGAGGGCAGCAGCTACGAGCAACTGCTTGGCGACACCCGCCAGGCCCTGGCCCTGGTGCACATGCGCGACCCGCGCTGCTCCATCAGCGAGATCGCCTACCTGCTCGGGTTCGCCGACACCAGCAGCTTCAGCCGCGCCTTCAAGCGCTGGACGGGCCAGGCGCCGAGCCAGTACCGCGAAAGCCTGGGGCGTTGA
- the oscA gene encoding sulfur starvation response protein OscA has product MSATLRSLEGQDEASILREIQSALHGLRFGAVEITVHNGQVVQIERKEKFRLQPPAGKNS; this is encoded by the coding sequence ATGAGCGCAACACTTCGCAGCCTAGAAGGCCAGGACGAAGCCAGCATCCTGCGTGAAATCCAGAGCGCCCTGCACGGCCTGCGTTTCGGTGCCGTCGAGATCACCGTCCATAACGGCCAGGTGGTGCAGATCGAGCGCAAGGAAAAATTCCGCCTGCAGCCACCCGCCGGCAAGAACAGCTGA
- a CDS encoding Crp/Fnr family transcriptional regulator has product MPELSDCRTSLLTGHWFAGLPARLQDALVSQARPLNLAAGECLFRRGDPPCGLYAVIEGAVRVGVSAENGKEALLALVEPPHWFGEICLFDGQPRTHDAFAEGPTQLLNVPQAALQKMLEAEPAWWREFAQLMSQKLRLAFIALEEMSLLPAPQRLARRLLMIAEGYGETSGRRRVIHLAQEQLALMLAVSRQTTNQILKELEAQGVVHLNYGEIEILDLVGLRQAARL; this is encoded by the coding sequence ATGCCCGAACTTTCCGACTGCCGCACCTCCCTGCTCACCGGCCACTGGTTCGCCGGCCTGCCCGCACGCCTGCAGGACGCACTGGTGAGCCAGGCACGCCCATTGAACCTGGCAGCGGGCGAATGCCTGTTCCGCCGGGGCGACCCGCCCTGCGGGCTGTATGCGGTGATCGAGGGCGCGGTGCGCGTTGGGGTCAGCGCGGAGAACGGCAAGGAGGCGCTGCTGGCCCTGGTGGAGCCGCCCCACTGGTTCGGCGAGATCTGCCTGTTCGACGGCCAGCCACGCACCCATGACGCCTTCGCCGAAGGCCCGACGCAGTTGCTCAACGTGCCCCAGGCGGCGCTGCAGAAGATGCTGGAGGCGGAGCCGGCCTGGTGGCGCGAGTTCGCGCAGCTGATGAGCCAGAAGCTGCGCCTGGCCTTCATCGCGCTGGAGGAGATGAGCCTGCTGCCGGCGCCGCAACGCCTGGCGCGGCGGTTGCTGATGATCGCCGAGGGCTATGGCGAGACGAGCGGCCGGCGCCGGGTCATCCACCTGGCCCAGGAGCAACTGGCGCTGATGCTGGCGGTGTCGCGGCAGACCACCAACCAGATCCTCAAGGAACTGGAAGCCCAGGGCGTGGTGCACCTGAACTACGGCGAGATCGAGATCCTCGACCTCGTCGGCCTGCGCCAGGCGGCGAGGCTGTGA
- a CDS encoding rubredoxin, with amino-acid sequence MKTWICVVCGLIYDEAKGWPDEGIAAGTPWADVPEDWICPDCGVGKMDFEMQEI; translated from the coding sequence ATGAAAACCTGGATCTGTGTGGTCTGTGGCCTGATCTACGACGAAGCCAAGGGCTGGCCCGACGAGGGCATCGCCGCCGGCACCCCCTGGGCGGACGTGCCCGAGGACTGGATCTGCCCCGACTGCGGCGTGGGCAAGATGGATTTCGAGATGCAGGAAATCTGA